One window of Colias croceus chromosome 6, ilColCroc2.1 genomic DNA carries:
- the LOC123692774 gene encoding transcription factor cwo isoform X2, giving the protein MMETRHYWEENGHVVKYDNYNSNDGFGRAGGDQINFAVRSEDEGEYPGGYMKKGKQDPMSHRIIEKRRRDRMNNCLADLSRLIPPEYLKKGRGRVEKTEIIEMAIRHLKFLQERVNAAERQAVEDFKAGYRDALGEAVRFLVEVQGFGPADGLCVQLAAHLQRHCDVVTKGETLPKEKVRSHQGSSSETTSSSSSSHSYAVKVIQQPEPPPTFPREPVEIERTAEPSYPMECDRVIVGPVALVSTDVAEPEPLPLDGRLKREPTLRKIRKPDHGEDYLHSYKFKNSIERRFSRSQDTEAVSPARAPHAHAKVFTHKRRRATKPAPSTSTSASGSTEDARDTSPQDTSSESPHHHQYDKPPPPTQFVPVFALNAHGKYYVPLSVDYACLSRHLGPYDILDARAVHLSAPLHPVTIHVNFQPCINYHVKREPNERDWRPS; this is encoded by the exons ttaCAACTCGAACGATGGTTTCGGCCGCGCGGGAGGCGATCAGATCAATTTTGCGGTGCGGTCGGAGGACGAAGGCGAATACCCTGGAGGCTACATGAAGAAGGGGAAG CAAGACCCGATGTCCCATCGAATAATCGAGAAGCGTCGTCGGGACAGAATGAACAACTGTCTAGCCGACCTGTCCAGATTGATACCACCGGAGTATTTGAAGAAGGGCCGGGGCAGAGTGGAAAAGACTGAAATCATTGAAATGGCGATACGCCACCTCAAGTTCCTACAAGAACGCGTTAATG CGGCCGAACGGCAAGCGGTGGAAGACTTCAAGGCTGGATACAGGGACGCACTGGGTGAAGCCGTGCGGTTTCTCGTTGAAGTGCAGGGCTTTGGGCCAGCTGATGGACTGTGTGTGCAATTGGCTGCGCATTTGCAGAGGCATTGCGATGTTGTTACTAAGG GAGAAACGTTACCCAAAGAAAAGGTTCGATCCCACCAGGGCTCGTCATCAGAAACCACCAGCTCATCCAGCAGTTCCCACAGTTACGCAGTAAAAGTGATACAGCAGCCGGAACCACCACCAACATTCCCGAGAGAACCAGTTGAGATAGAGAGAACGGCAGAACCGAGTTACCCCATGGAGTGTGATAGAG TAATCGTTGGTCCAGTAGCACTAGTGAGTACAGACGTTGCAGAACCAGAACCACTACCATTGGACGGCCGGTTGAAGCGAGAACCCACGTTACGGAAGATTCGTAAACCCGACCATGGAGAGGACTATCTACATTCCTACAAGTTCAAGAACTCGATAGAGAGGAGGTTTTCTCGATCGCAAGATACTGAG GCGGTATCGCCGGCCCGCGCGCCGCACGCGCACGCGAAGGTGTTCACGCACAAGCGGCGCCGCGCCACCAAGCCCGCGCCCTCCACATCCACCTCCGCGTCCGGATCCACTGAGGATGCGAGGGATACTTCGCCACag gacACGTCGAGTGAGTCTCCCCACCATCATCAGTACGATAAGCCGCCGCCCCCGACGCAGTTTGTGCCTGTTTTCGCACTTAACGCGCACg GTAAATACTACGTTCCGTTAAGCGTTGACTACGCTTGTCTATCCCGCCATCTTGGCCCGTATGACATTCTGGACGCACGCGCGGTACATCTGTCAGCGCCATTACATCCTGTCACTATACATGTCAACTTTCAACCGTGTATCAATTATCATGTGAAACGAGAACCCAACGAAAGGGACTGGAGACCCtcgtaa
- the LOC123692774 gene encoding transcription factor cwo isoform X1 yields the protein MMETRHYWEENGHVVKYDNYNSNDGFGRAGGDQINFAVRSEDEGEYPGGYMKKGKVSRQDPMSHRIIEKRRRDRMNNCLADLSRLIPPEYLKKGRGRVEKTEIIEMAIRHLKFLQERVNAAERQAVEDFKAGYRDALGEAVRFLVEVQGFGPADGLCVQLAAHLQRHCDVVTKGETLPKEKVRSHQGSSSETTSSSSSSHSYAVKVIQQPEPPPTFPREPVEIERTAEPSYPMECDRVIVGPVALVSTDVAEPEPLPLDGRLKREPTLRKIRKPDHGEDYLHSYKFKNSIERRFSRSQDTEAVSPARAPHAHAKVFTHKRRRATKPAPSTSTSASGSTEDARDTSPQDTSSESPHHHQYDKPPPPTQFVPVFALNAHGKYYVPLSVDYACLSRHLGPYDILDARAVHLSAPLHPVTIHVNFQPCINYHVKREPNERDWRPS from the exons ttaCAACTCGAACGATGGTTTCGGCCGCGCGGGAGGCGATCAGATCAATTTTGCGGTGCGGTCGGAGGACGAAGGCGAATACCCTGGAGGCTACATGAAGAAGGGGAAGGTCTCGAGG CAAGACCCGATGTCCCATCGAATAATCGAGAAGCGTCGTCGGGACAGAATGAACAACTGTCTAGCCGACCTGTCCAGATTGATACCACCGGAGTATTTGAAGAAGGGCCGGGGCAGAGTGGAAAAGACTGAAATCATTGAAATGGCGATACGCCACCTCAAGTTCCTACAAGAACGCGTTAATG CGGCCGAACGGCAAGCGGTGGAAGACTTCAAGGCTGGATACAGGGACGCACTGGGTGAAGCCGTGCGGTTTCTCGTTGAAGTGCAGGGCTTTGGGCCAGCTGATGGACTGTGTGTGCAATTGGCTGCGCATTTGCAGAGGCATTGCGATGTTGTTACTAAGG GAGAAACGTTACCCAAAGAAAAGGTTCGATCCCACCAGGGCTCGTCATCAGAAACCACCAGCTCATCCAGCAGTTCCCACAGTTACGCAGTAAAAGTGATACAGCAGCCGGAACCACCACCAACATTCCCGAGAGAACCAGTTGAGATAGAGAGAACGGCAGAACCGAGTTACCCCATGGAGTGTGATAGAG TAATCGTTGGTCCAGTAGCACTAGTGAGTACAGACGTTGCAGAACCAGAACCACTACCATTGGACGGCCGGTTGAAGCGAGAACCCACGTTACGGAAGATTCGTAAACCCGACCATGGAGAGGACTATCTACATTCCTACAAGTTCAAGAACTCGATAGAGAGGAGGTTTTCTCGATCGCAAGATACTGAG GCGGTATCGCCGGCCCGCGCGCCGCACGCGCACGCGAAGGTGTTCACGCACAAGCGGCGCCGCGCCACCAAGCCCGCGCCCTCCACATCCACCTCCGCGTCCGGATCCACTGAGGATGCGAGGGATACTTCGCCACag gacACGTCGAGTGAGTCTCCCCACCATCATCAGTACGATAAGCCGCCGCCCCCGACGCAGTTTGTGCCTGTTTTCGCACTTAACGCGCACg GTAAATACTACGTTCCGTTAAGCGTTGACTACGCTTGTCTATCCCGCCATCTTGGCCCGTATGACATTCTGGACGCACGCGCGGTACATCTGTCAGCGCCATTACATCCTGTCACTATACATGTCAACTTTCAACCGTGTATCAATTATCATGTGAAACGAGAACCCAACGAAAGGGACTGGAGACCCtcgtaa